The following proteins come from a genomic window of Halorussus halophilus:
- a CDS encoding CBS domain-containing protein, giving the protein MSSEERLTVEDVMSAPLETISKDATVMEATQRMREKDINALVVPNTPRAIISSTDVLSAVADGRDTSELQVADVMTTDVETATPDLYMEEVAAMMTNYGIKHLPVVDDGYVGMVSSTDITAHLS; this is encoded by the coding sequence ATGAGTTCTGAAGAGCGGCTAACTGTCGAAGACGTGATGTCAGCACCCCTGGAGACCATCTCGAAGGACGCGACGGTAATGGAAGCCACACAGCGGATGCGAGAGAAGGACATCAATGCGCTGGTCGTACCGAACACGCCACGGGCAATCATCAGCAGTACGGACGTACTCAGCGCCGTCGCTGACGGGCGTGACACCTCCGAATTACAGGTGGCGGACGTGATGACGACCGACGTCGAGACTGCCACACCGGACTTGTACATGGAAGAAGTCGCCGCGATGATGACCAACTACGGTATCAAACACCTCCCAGTCGTCGACGACGGCTACGTGGGGATGGTCTCCTCCACCGACATCACTGCTCATCTTTCGTAA
- a CDS encoding DUF7282 domain-containing protein, which produces MSVSTRTLVVAVAVVLAAFAGTALAAQETTTTTATNSTDSNATVNFPDQKLGSNDTVTVESATLPDGGFVVVYNQSGIQVGHSEYLSNGTHENVTISLNATPSSAQVHTATLFRNNGSESYNASEDTMTYNTSTNQSVSDVSYVYLEERGDRSDSSETTTTSDSNGATTTADDMTTTDSGSDNSSETTEGSSGTIPGFTPITGVVALVGALALGLRRR; this is translated from the coding sequence ATGTCAGTATCAACTCGCACGCTCGTCGTCGCTGTGGCAGTGGTTCTCGCCGCGTTCGCCGGAACCGCTCTCGCCGCCCAGGAGACGACGACTACGACCGCGACGAATAGCACAGATAGTAATGCGACGGTCAACTTCCCCGACCAGAAGCTCGGTAGCAACGATACCGTGACGGTCGAATCGGCGACCCTCCCCGACGGCGGTTTCGTCGTCGTCTACAACCAGTCGGGTATCCAGGTCGGCCACAGTGAGTACCTCTCGAACGGCACTCACGAGAACGTCACCATCTCGCTGAATGCGACCCCCAGCAGTGCGCAGGTTCACACCGCCACGCTGTTCCGCAACAACGGCAGCGAGAGTTACAACGCCAGCGAAGACACGATGACCTACAACACGTCCACAAACCAGAGCGTCTCGGACGTGTCCTACGTCTACCTCGAAGAGCGTGGCGACCGCTCGGACTCCTCCGAGACGACCACGACGAGCGATTCGAACGGCGCGACCACGACCGCTGACGACATGACCACGACCGACAGCGGCTCGGACAACTCCTCCGAGACGACTGAGGGGTCGAGCGGCACCATCCCCGGCTTCACGCCGATTACCGGCGTCGTCGCCCTCGTCGGCGCACTCGCGCTCGGTCTTCGCCGTCGCTAA
- a CDS encoding DUF7511 domain-containing protein: MSTNPDTLGDRTDTDDTADFDTAPRADHTLADLRSVVVNYEDRPDRRTVYPGGLSSVERMSTWLTADATAFIELDDAR, translated from the coding sequence ATGAGTACGAATCCCGACACACTCGGCGACCGGACCGACACCGACGATACCGCCGATTTCGATACTGCGCCGCGCGCCGACCACACACTCGCCGACCTTCGCTCGGTGGTCGTCAACTACGAGGACCGCCCAGATAGACGAACGGTCTACCCCGGTGGCCTCTCCAGCGTCGAACGAATGTCCACGTGGCTTACCGCAGACGCCACCGCCTTCATCGAACTGGACGACGCCCGCTGA